Proteins from one Malania oleifera isolate guangnan ecotype guangnan chromosome 4, ASM2987363v1, whole genome shotgun sequence genomic window:
- the LOC131153083 gene encoding inorganic pyrophosphatase TTM2, with protein sequence MDQDNESHQRKPGLLKDQVQLVKRKDSDRYEIVPIQNTLSFEKGFFIVIRACQLLVQSNDGIIVVGLAGPSGAGKTVFTEKILNFMPSIAVISMDNYNDSSRIVDGNFDDPRVTDFETLLNNIHDLKEGKQVQVPIYDFKSGSRTGYRTLEVPSSRIVIIEGIYALSERLRPLLDLRVSVMGGVHFDLVKRVLRDIQRAGQEPEEIIHQISETVYPMYKAFIEPDLQAAHIKIINKFNPFTGFQSPTYILKSSRKLTEDQIKDAVSKDHTETLEQTYDIYLLPPGEDPESCQSYLRMRNRDGKYNLMFEEWVTDASFVISPRITFEVSVRLLGGLMALGYTIAAILKRSSHVFSDDKVSVKIDWLEQLNRQYVQVQGRDRLVVKCVAEQLGLDGSYIPRTYIEQIQLEKLVNEVMALPDDLKTKLSLDEDLVSSPKEALSRASADRIAMRNKHLKSGMSHSYSNQNDKNLPKFTGFAVHNRRFDDRTAESPAALANQGVIIQLSEQISTLTERMDEFTSRIEELNSKFTIKKVSSTQQSMALQAEACNGSAPTSYFISGLGNGSLTGSMMHNSSSSSQLAKESPLMEEIVAITRGQRQITHQLDNLSNLLRENFGERSHQLRTDKKHMTDIETTRVPLILTLAIGSLGVLLFKCFLPRN encoded by the exons ATGGATCAAGATAACGAATCACACCAGCGAAAGCCAGGACTTCTAAAAGATCAAGTCCAGTTGGTTAAGAGAAAGGACTCTGATCGTTATGAGATTGTCCCAATTCAAAATACTCTATCATTTGAGAAGGGATTCTTTATAGTAATTCGTGCGTGCCAGTTGTTGGTCCAAAGTAATGATGGAATTATTGTGGTTGGGTTAGCTGGTCCCTCTGGTGCTGGGAAGACAGTATTTACGGAAAAGATACTCAATTTTATGCCGAGCATTGCTGTCATATCAATGGACAACTACAATGATTCTAGTAGAATTGTTGACGGCAACTTTGATG ATCCACGCGTGACGGACTTTGAGACATTACTCAATAATATCCATGATCTGAAGGAAGGAAAGCAGGTTCAGGTTCCAATATATGATTTCAAGTCTGGCTCCCGCACAGGATACAG AACACTTGAAGTTCCAAGCTCCCGTATTGTGATTATTGAGGGAATTTATGCTCTGAGTGAAAGATTGCGGCCTTTATTGGACCTTCGAGTATCTGTCATGGGTGGAGTTCACTTTGACCTAGTCAAACGGGTTTTGCGGGACATACAACGTGCTGGCCAAGAACCAGAAGAAATAATCCATCAAATATCTGAAACA GTATACCCCATGTATAAGGCTTTCATTGAGCCTGATCTCCAAGCAGCACAtataaaaatcatcaacaaattCAACCCATTCACTGGATTCCAGTCTCCTACTTACATTTTAAAG TCATCAAGGAAATTGACGGAGGATCAAATCAAGGATGCCGTCTCTAAAGATCACACAGAAACTCTGGAGCAGACTTACGATATATATCTTCTTCCACCTGGTGAAGATCCTGAATCTTGCCAGTCATATCTAAGGATGCGGAATAGAGATGGAAAATACAATCTAATGTTTGAG GAATGGGTTACAGATGCTTCGTTTGTCATATCACCGAGAATAACTTTTGAAGTCAGTGTACGCCTTCTGGGTGGGCTGATGGCATTGGGATACACAATAGCAGCTATCCTCAAAAGAAGTAGTCATGTATTCTCAGATGATAAGGTTTCTGTGAAAATTGATTGGTTGGAACAACTGAATCGTCAATATGTTCAG GTGCAAGGAAGAGATCGCTTGGTTGTAAAATGTGTGGCTGAGCAGCTGGGTTTGGATGGTTCATACATTCCCCGCACTTATATAGAACAAATTCAGCTGGAAAAGCTTGTGAATGAGGTTATG GCATTGCCAGATGACTTGAAGACAAAGCTCAGCTTAGATGAGGATCTGGTCTCAAGCCCGAAAGAAGCACTTTCTCGAGCCTCTGCAGATAGGATTGCCATGAGAAACAAGCATCTTAAAAG TGGTATGTCACACTCTTACTCAAACCAGAATGACAAGAATCTACCCAAATTCACTGGATTTGCTGTCCACAACCGAAGGTTTGATGACAGAACTGCAGAATCTCCAGCAGCCTTAGCAAACCAG GGAGTCATTATACAACTCTCAGAACAGATTTCGACACTAACTGAGAGGATGGATGAGTTTACATCTCGGATTGAAGAGCTCAATTCAAAGTTCACCATTAAGAAAGTTTCTAGCACTCAACAAAGCATGGCTCTTCAAGCTGAAGCCTGCAATGGATCTGCTCCCACTTCTTACTTCATATCTGGATTGGGCAATGGCTCCTTGACTGGATCCATGATGCATAATTCCTCATCTTCTTCCCAGTTGGCAAAAGAATCTCCCCTGATGGAAGAG ATAGTAGCTATTACTCGAGGACAACGACAGATCACGCATCAATTAGACAATCTTAGCAATCTACTCCGAGAGAATTTTGGGGAGAGGTCTCATCAACTAAGAACAGACAAGAAACACATGACTGATATTGAAACTACTAGAGTTCCTCTGATTTTAACCCTGGCGATTGGTAGTTTAGGGGTACTCTTATTTAAGTGTTTTCTACCCCGAAACTAA